CCCACCAGGCGCGGACGCAGCCGCCCCGCGAGGGCAGCGCGCGAGGTGGCGATCGCGGACGTGGCCGACGCGTCCACCGCCCCGGCCATCAGCCACGACCTCCACGACGGTCGGCGTCGGCGCTGACGCCCGCGCGTGCCGAAGACGGGTCCACATGCGCGGCCGCGCCGGCACATGCAGGGCCAGGACGCATCAGGGACGGGGCTGCGACTCGGATACGGACACTCCTTCGTTCCAGAACAGTGGCGTATAGGCGGTACCCGGCGCCCCCCCGCCGACCCGCACCACCGCCCGCAACACCGCTTCGCGACCATCGGCGAGGCGGGCATGGCTGTCGATACTATACGTGCCGGTTCCGGCCCCCAGCAGGTCCGGTTGCGGTGTGATTCCGGCCGATGGCATGCGCTGGTCCAGCACCGGCTGCGGATCGATGCCGATCGCCTGCAACACCAGCGCACCGGCGAAGCGCGGGTCGGGTGACGGCAGCCCGCTGTGCACGGTCACGTGCGGCGCGACTGCCGCATACAGCGCCGGTGTCATGCCCAGCACCTGCTGCAGCTCGCCGATGTCCTCGAACGGTGCGTCCTTGGCCCCGTAGGGGATGCCGGCGGCGGCGTACTGCGGATCCTCGGCAGCACCGACCGGCTGGCCGAGGTCGTCGGTATCGCGCCAGTCGACGATCGCGCCGGCCAGCTGGTCCGCCGCACCGGCTTCGGCGCCGGCCGTGCGCAGCAACGCCGCGAGCAACGGCGGCTGGGCAACGTTGAGATCGACCTTGCCGGCTTCATCGACGATGCGCAGCGTCAGCCCGGCGTCGTGGAAGCGCCAGCCATACTCCCGCCCATCCGCCAGCCAGCGCCCCTCGGGCGTCGTGTCGATCACCCGCGCGACGGCGTATTCCAGCCCCGCGCGCGCCGCTTCCGTGGCGACCACGCCACGGTGCAGCACGCGGCCCTGCAGGTGCTCGGTGCGCGCGGTGAGCGCGAATGCGCCGACCAGCGCGGCCAGCAGCGCGATCAGCCACAGCACCAGCAGCAGCGCCGCGCCGCGCGCATGTCGGCCAGCTGCCGGCAGTTTCATGGGACGAGGCCCGCCGGGTCCTGCATGCGGCCGCTGCCCTGCGGCAGCGCCACCAGCAGCGTCGGCCACGTCGCGCCCTGCCTGCCGGTGATCTCCACCCGCACCTGCAGCGGCAGGTCGTCGGCGCCGTCCCAGCGGTCGAGCCATGCGGTCGGTTTGCCCTCGGCGTCCAGGCCGCGATAGGCGAAGCGCACTGCATCGAGCCCCTCCGCCAGCGGTTCCGGCGGCCGCGCGGGGCGCTCCTCGAACGTCGCGCCACCGACCACGCTGGCGAACGAGACCACCAGGCGCAGGCCGTCGCGCTCACGTTGCACGGCGACGTCATGCAGCGCGGGGCCACCGCGGCCCAGGTAGTCCGGCAGCTGCGAAACAAACCGCATGCGGTCGGCCTCGCCGACGAAGCGCAGCGGGGCGCCGGTCTGTTCGTCCTGCCCGAACGCCATCGGCAACGCCGCGGTCAGGCGACTGCGCAGGAACGCGCTGACCGCACGCATGCGCTCGCTGTCGCGCGCCAGCACCTCCCCGCGCTGCACCGTGGCGGTGGCGGCGCGCAGGGTGGCGAACCCGAGCGCCAGACCGGCCGCGAGCAGCACCGTCGCCAGCAGGATCTCGATCAGGGTGAAGCCGCGCAGGGACTTCGGTGAAGCACCGGTCCTGCTGGAGCCGTCGCCACGGCTGCGCAGGGACGGAGATGAAGCGCTGCTGCTGTCAAAGCCGTCGCCACGGCTTGCGCAAGGCGAACCACCGCGCACGAGCTTTTCCGGCCCGGCCGACCTCATGGCACGCCCGCCATCGCATCGGCCTGCACCAGCCGCAGCGAATGCAGCTGCAGCCGTTCGCGTGGCCCGCCCTCGCCCCACAGCACGGTCAGCTGCAACGACAGCAACTGCGGTGCGTAGGGATCAACCACCACCGGCAGTGGGCGATCCGCCTCGACCCACGGCGCGACCTCGAGCGACCAGCGGTAGCGGCCGTCTTCGAACACGCCCTCGCGGCGTCCCGGCTGCAACGGTGCGCCCACGCCGACGTCGGCCAGCAGCGATTGCGCATGCAACGCCGCACGCCCTGCATCCGCCGACCAGCGCACCTGCCGCGCACCACCGGACAACGTGCCCAGCAGCAGGGTCAGCGCCAGCGCCAGCACCGCGAACGCGACCAGCACCTCGAGCAGGGTGTAGCCCGACACGCGTCGCCGTATGCCGCTGCGATGGCCACGACGCCGGGTGGCAGAGCTGCTGCAGGCAGCGTGTCGCGCATCCGTCATCGCACGGGCTCGCCGCGGTGCACGCGCACTTCGCCGGTCAACCAGGCGACATCGACATTCCAGCGCGCGGTTGCCGCGACCAGCGCGACCCGGCCCCCGGTGGACGCGCCGTCCGGAAAGAACACGATCGCCCCTTCGCCCTCGCGTGGCTGCACTTCGCGCGCACCGGTGAACTCCACCGACAGCTGTCCGGGCAACTCCCCATGGCGATCCCCGGCGGCGCGCCAGCTGCGTTCATGCGGCACGATGACGAAGCGCTGCGGCTGCCCGGTCGAGATCGCCAGCGCGCGGGTGTGGCGCAGATTGCCGGCGACCTCGTTCACCGCCGAACGCAAGCGCAAACGCTCGAACCCGTTCCCGAGCACGCCCACTGCCAGCACGCCGACGGCGGCAATCAGCGCCACCACCACCAGCACCTCGATCAGCGAGAAGCCGCGTGGCGTGGGCGAGAGCCCCGGGGCCTCCCTACTGTCTGCGCAGGGCCGACTGCTGCGCGCGTCCAGTGCCGGTTGCGCAACGACAGCGGCTGCCGGCTCCCGACCGGCGCGCTGCCACGCCCGGCGTGGACCCGGCATCGGCTACTCGCTGCGGATGTCGGCGTTGACGCTGTCGCCGCCGGGGCTGCGGTCGGCGCCGTAGCTCACCACGTCGAACGGCCTGCCCTCGCCCGGTACGCGGAATTCGAATGGCGTGCCCCAAGGATCGTTGAGCTCCGACGCACGCGCATAGGGGCCGAGCCAACCCGCTGCATCGCCGGGCTGGGTGACCAGGTCGCCCAGCGCGTTGGGCAGGCGGCCGGTATCCATGCGGTAACTGTCGACCTTCTCCACCAGCGTCTGCACCTGCGCACGCGCCAGGTTGACCCGTGCACGATCGCCACCGCCGAGGATGCGGGTGGCGGCGAACGCGACGATGCCGCCGATCAGCACCACCACCAGGATGATCTCGATCAGGCTGAATCCGCGCTGGGACTGAAGTGAAGCACCAGTGGTTCTGAAGCCGTCGCCACGGCCTGCGATAGGCAAGCCACTGCGCAAGAGCTCTTCCGGCCGGGACTGAAGTGAAGCACCAGTGGTACTGAAGCCGTCGGCACGGCCTGCGATAGGCAAACCACTGCGCAGGAGCTCTTCCGGCTGGGACTGGCGTGACGCAATGTCGCTGTTGAAGCCGT
This portion of the Luteimonas yindakuii genome encodes:
- a CDS encoding prepilin-type N-terminal cleavage/methylation domain-containing protein, with translation MRSAGPEKLVRGGSPCASRGDGFDSSSASSPSLRSRGDGSSRTGASPKSLRGFTLIEILLATVLLAAGLALGFATLRAATATVQRGEVLARDSERMRAVSAFLRSRLTAALPMAFGQDEQTGAPLRFVGEADRMRFVSQLPDYLGRGGPALHDVAVQRERDGLRLVVSFASVVGGATFEERPARPPEPLAEGLDAVRFAYRGLDAEGKPTAWLDRWDGADDLPLQVRVEITGRQGATWPTLLVALPQGSGRMQDPAGLVP
- the gspG gene encoding type II secretion system major pseudopilin GspG — translated: MAGRGDGFRTTGASLQSQRGFSLIEIILVVVLIGGIVAFAATRILGGGDRARVNLARAQVQTLVEKVDSYRMDTGRLPNALGDLVTQPGDAAGWLGPYARASELNDPWGTPFEFRVPGEGRPFDVVSYGADRSPGGDSVNADIRSE
- a CDS encoding general secretion pathway protein GspK, which gives rise to MKLPAAGRHARGAALLLVLWLIALLAALVGAFALTARTEHLQGRVLHRGVVATEAARAGLEYAVARVIDTTPEGRWLADGREYGWRFHDAGLTLRIVDEAGKVDLNVAQPPLLAALLRTAGAEAGAADQLAGAIVDWRDTDDLGQPVGAAEDPQYAAAGIPYGAKDAPFEDIGELQQVLGMTPALYAAVAPHVTVHSGLPSPDPRFAGALVLQAIGIDPQPVLDQRMPSAGITPQPDLLGAGTGTYSIDSHARLADGREAVLRAVVRVGGGAPGTAYTPLFWNEGVSVSESQPRP
- the xpsH gene encoding type II secretion system protein XpsH; the encoded protein is MDARSSRPCADSREAPGLSPTPRGFSLIEVLVVVALIAAVGVLAVGVLGNGFERLRLRSAVNEVAGNLRHTRALAISTGQPQRFVIVPHERSWRAAGDRHGELPGQLSVEFTGAREVQPREGEGAIVFFPDGASTGGRVALVAATARWNVDVAWLTGEVRVHRGEPVR
- the xpsI gene encoding type II secretion system protein XpsI, with translation MRRRVSGYTLLEVLVAFAVLALALTLLLGTLSGGARQVRWSADAGRAALHAQSLLADVGVGAPLQPGRREGVFEDGRYRWSLEVAPWVEADRPLPVVVDPYAPQLLSLQLTVLWGEGGPRERLQLHSLRLVQADAMAGVP